From Actinoplanes oblitus, a single genomic window includes:
- the dnaG gene encoding DNA primase, producing MYAVAGRVKDEDIALVRDRTSIADVIGETVTLRSAGGGNLKGLCPFHDEKSPSFNVAPARGVYYCFGCGQGGDAIKFLMDAEHLSFIESVERLAGKAGIQLRYDTDGAAPAGPRPQAGQRQRLIAAHASAVEFYRDQLGSPGARKAREFLAERGFGREAAEKYGCGFAPDSWDALSKHLRLQGFTADELITAGLSKTARSGSLIDRFRRRLLWPIRDLSGDVIGFGARKLFDDDDGPKYLNTPETPIYKKSHVLYGIDHAKREIAKRGRAVIVEGYTDVMACHEAGEPTAVATCGTAFGVDHIGVLRRLLMDSDSFTGEIIYTFDGDAAGQKAALRAFEEDQRFVGRTFIAVSPDDMDPCELRLARGDLAVRDMIAGREPLVDFALRHTISRFDLDTVEGRVEAMRRAAPLVAKIKDREKRPEYARKLAGDLGMDLEPVQRAVNNALRGSDAAEQRAPRPAAHSPQRLVERDALKLALQEPVLAGPMFDAVGPENYGDPVLRAVREAIDAAGGAGSAVSGVVWIEKVRTACADLTGQIAVGELAVEPLLIDGVPDPNYVQVTLAKLQLPRVTQVIRDLKSKLQRLNPVTSKDQYLALAGELFSLEQQARALREQAAGGM from the coding sequence ATGTATGCCGTGGCGGGCAGGGTTAAGGACGAGGACATCGCACTGGTCCGCGACCGGACGTCGATCGCCGACGTGATCGGTGAGACGGTGACGCTGCGCTCGGCCGGCGGCGGCAACCTGAAAGGCCTCTGCCCCTTCCACGACGAGAAGAGCCCGTCGTTCAACGTCGCCCCGGCCCGCGGCGTGTATTACTGCTTCGGCTGCGGCCAGGGCGGCGACGCGATCAAGTTCCTGATGGACGCGGAGCACCTGTCGTTCATCGAGTCGGTGGAGCGGCTGGCCGGCAAGGCCGGCATCCAGCTCCGGTACGACACCGACGGCGCCGCCCCGGCCGGCCCGCGCCCGCAGGCCGGGCAGCGGCAGCGGTTGATCGCCGCGCACGCCTCGGCCGTCGAGTTCTACCGTGACCAGCTCGGCTCGCCCGGCGCGCGCAAGGCCCGCGAGTTCCTCGCCGAGCGTGGTTTCGGCCGGGAGGCCGCGGAGAAATACGGCTGCGGCTTCGCCCCGGACTCCTGGGACGCGCTCAGCAAGCACCTGCGCCTGCAGGGCTTCACCGCCGACGAGCTGATCACCGCGGGCCTGTCCAAGACGGCCCGGTCCGGGTCGCTGATCGACAGGTTCCGCCGCCGGCTGCTCTGGCCGATCCGGGACCTGAGCGGCGACGTGATCGGGTTCGGCGCGCGCAAGCTGTTCGACGACGACGACGGCCCGAAATACCTGAACACCCCCGAGACGCCGATCTACAAGAAATCGCACGTGCTCTACGGCATCGACCACGCCAAGCGGGAGATCGCCAAGCGCGGCCGGGCGGTGATCGTCGAGGGCTACACCGACGTGATGGCCTGCCACGAGGCCGGCGAGCCGACGGCGGTGGCCACCTGCGGCACCGCGTTCGGGGTGGACCACATCGGGGTGCTGCGCCGGCTGCTGATGGACAGCGACAGCTTCACCGGCGAGATCATCTACACCTTCGACGGCGACGCCGCCGGGCAGAAGGCGGCGCTGCGCGCGTTCGAGGAGGACCAGCGGTTCGTCGGGCGCACGTTCATCGCTGTCAGCCCGGACGACATGGACCCGTGCGAGCTGCGCCTGGCCCGCGGCGACCTGGCGGTCCGCGACATGATCGCCGGCCGGGAGCCGCTGGTCGACTTCGCGCTGCGGCACACCATCAGCCGATTCGACCTGGACACGGTCGAGGGCCGGGTGGAGGCGATGCGCCGCGCCGCGCCGCTGGTCGCCAAGATCAAAGACCGGGAGAAAAGGCCCGAGTACGCCCGGAAACTCGCCGGTGACCTGGGCATGGACCTGGAGCCGGTGCAGCGCGCGGTGAACAACGCGCTGCGCGGATCCGACGCGGCCGAGCAGCGGGCGCCCCGGCCCGCCGCCCACTCGCCGCAGCGGCTGGTCGAGCGGGACGCGCTCAAGCTGGCACTGCAGGAGCCGGTGCTGGCCGGCCCGATGTTCGACGCGGTCGGCCCGGAGAACTACGGCGACCCGGTGCTGCGCGCGGTGCGGGAGGCGATCGACGCGGCCGGCGGGGCGGGCTCCGCGGTCAGCGGGGTGGTCTGGATCGAGAAGGTCCGCACCGCCTGCGCCGACCTGACCGGGCAGATCGCCGTCGGTGAGCTGGCCGTCGAGCCGCTGCTGATCGACGGCGTGCCGGACCCCAACTACGTGCAGGTCACCCTGGCCAAACTCCAGTTGCCCCGGGTCACCCAGGTGATCCGCGACCTGAAATCGAAACTGCAACGGCTCAACCCGGTCACCAGCAAGGACCAGTACCTCGCCCTGGCCGGGGAACTCTTCTCGCTCGAACAGCAGGCTCGCGCCCTGCGTGAACAGGCGGCAGGTGGCATGTGA
- a CDS encoding ABC transporter ATP-binding protein, giving the protein MTALIHARGLIKRFGDFTAVDGIDVDVQPGEAFGFLGPNGAGKSSTMRMIGCVSPPTGGVLRILGMDPLRDGPAIRARLGVCPQLDNLDVELSVQENLTTYARFFGIPRATARRRAAELLEFVQLSERAGSKVEPLSGGMKRRLTIARALVNEPDLVLLDEPTTGLDPQARHLVWERLFRLKQQGVTLVLTTHYMDEAEQLCDRLVVMDGGRIVAEGSPRSLIERHSTREVVELRFTTEDQGTYAGKLAGIADRVEVLPDRVLLYVADGDDALAEVHRRSLSPASALVRRSSLEDVFLHLTGRTLVD; this is encoded by the coding sequence GTGACTGCTCTCATCCACGCCCGCGGATTGATCAAGCGGTTCGGCGACTTCACTGCCGTCGACGGCATCGACGTCGACGTGCAGCCCGGTGAGGCGTTCGGCTTCCTGGGGCCCAACGGCGCCGGCAAGAGCTCCACCATGCGGATGATCGGGTGTGTCTCGCCACCCACCGGCGGCGTCCTGCGGATCCTCGGCATGGATCCGCTGCGGGACGGCCCGGCGATCCGCGCCCGGCTCGGCGTCTGCCCCCAGCTGGACAACCTGGATGTCGAGCTCTCCGTCCAGGAGAACCTGACGACCTATGCCCGGTTCTTCGGCATCCCGCGCGCCACCGCCCGCCGCCGGGCCGCCGAGCTGCTCGAGTTCGTGCAGCTCAGCGAGCGGGCCGGCAGCAAGGTGGAGCCGCTCTCCGGTGGCATGAAACGCCGGCTCACGATCGCCCGCGCGCTGGTCAACGAGCCCGATCTGGTGCTGCTCGACGAGCCCACCACGGGCCTCGACCCGCAGGCCCGGCACCTGGTCTGGGAGCGGCTGTTCCGGCTCAAGCAGCAGGGCGTCACCCTGGTCCTGACCACGCACTACATGGACGAGGCCGAGCAGCTCTGCGATCGCCTGGTGGTGATGGACGGCGGCCGGATCGTGGCCGAGGGCTCGCCCCGCTCGCTGATCGAGCGGCACTCCACCCGTGAGGTGGTCGAGCTGCGGTTCACCACCGAGGACCAGGGGACCTATGCCGGCAAGCTGGCCGGCATCGCCGACCGGGTCGAGGTGCTGCCCGACCGCGTCCTGCTCTACGTCGCCGACGGCGACGACGCCCTGGCCGAGGTGCACCGGCGCTCGCTGAGCCCGGCCTCCGCCCTGGTCCGCCGCTCCAGCCTGGAGGACGTCTTCCTCCACCTCACCGGCCGCACCCTGGTGGACTGA
- a CDS encoding ABC transporter permease: MTSAAYVLEYHLVNYRRTWRSSALSTLVLPLLTMLGFGLGVGGYVQTDIDGAAYLDWIVPGLIASTAAQTALGEATWPVLSSFEWMKTYFAQAAAPLRVADILGGHLAFMLFRVLLGSTAFLLVAACFGTLHSPAVVAVPPLAALIGLSVAAPVVAYTASIRSDSYLAILFRFAVLPMSLFSGVFFPIESLPPLLRWVAYALPLWHGVDLTRAATLGLNPGVAGLWHVLYLLAWCAAGCFLAHWRYQRRLVF; this comes from the coding sequence ATGACCTCCGCGGCGTACGTGTTGGAGTACCACCTCGTCAACTACCGGCGGACCTGGCGGTCGAGCGCCCTGTCCACGCTGGTGCTGCCGCTGCTGACGATGCTCGGGTTCGGGCTGGGCGTCGGTGGTTACGTCCAGACCGACATCGACGGCGCGGCCTATCTCGACTGGATAGTGCCCGGCCTGATCGCCTCGACCGCCGCGCAGACCGCGCTGGGCGAGGCCACCTGGCCGGTGCTGAGCAGCTTCGAGTGGATGAAAACCTACTTCGCGCAGGCGGCGGCGCCGCTCCGGGTGGCCGACATCCTCGGCGGGCACCTGGCGTTCATGCTGTTCCGGGTGCTGCTCGGCAGCACCGCGTTCCTGCTGGTGGCGGCCTGCTTCGGCACGCTGCACTCGCCGGCCGTGGTGGCCGTGCCGCCGCTCGCCGCACTGATCGGGCTCTCCGTGGCGGCGCCGGTGGTGGCCTACACCGCCAGCATCCGCAGCGACAGCTACCTGGCCATCCTGTTCCGGTTCGCGGTGTTGCCGATGTCGCTCTTCTCCGGGGTGTTCTTCCCGATCGAGTCGTTGCCCCCGCTGCTGCGCTGGGTGGCCTACGCCCTGCCGCTCTGGCACGGGGTGGACCTGACCCGGGCCGCCACGCTCGGCCTGAACCCCGGGGTCGCCGGGCTCTGGCACGTGCTCTATCTGCTGGCGTGGTGCGCGGCGGGCTGCTTCCTGGCGCACTGGCGGTACCAGCGGCGGCTGGTGTTCTGA
- a CDS encoding ABC transporter permease, which translates to MLTLVLPKLVSFEGSAGRSVRVTERNVSALKSAYWVVLAGGLLEPVLYLFSIGVGVGALIGDIALPGGRLVSYTEFVAPAMLAASAMSGALAETTFNFFGKMKFMRLYDGMLATPIRPFEIAIGELIWAMARGSIYSVAFLALMVAMDLTTPLRALAAFPATVLVGFAFGALGMTTATLIRSWQDFDLIGAGQFALFLFSGTFVPAESYPAVLRWLVELSPLYRSVDLIRGISLGAVGWIQVVDVLYLLAMLVVGLIISGRRMGKLLCK; encoded by the coding sequence GTGCTGACCCTGGTCCTGCCGAAACTGGTGTCGTTCGAGGGCAGCGCCGGCCGGTCCGTGCGGGTCACCGAGCGCAACGTCAGCGCGCTGAAATCGGCGTACTGGGTGGTGCTCGCCGGCGGCCTGCTGGAGCCGGTGCTCTACCTGTTCTCCATCGGCGTCGGGGTGGGCGCGCTGATCGGCGACATCGCGCTGCCCGGCGGCCGGCTGGTCAGCTACACCGAGTTCGTCGCGCCGGCGATGCTGGCCGCCTCGGCGATGAGCGGCGCGCTCGCCGAGACCACCTTCAACTTCTTCGGCAAGATGAAGTTCATGCGGCTGTACGACGGCATGCTGGCCACGCCGATCCGGCCGTTCGAGATCGCCATCGGCGAGCTGATCTGGGCGATGGCCCGGGGCAGCATCTACTCGGTGGCGTTCCTCGCGCTGATGGTGGCGATGGACCTGACGACGCCACTGCGGGCGCTCGCCGCGTTCCCGGCCACGGTGCTGGTCGGGTTCGCGTTCGGGGCGCTCGGCATGACCACCGCCACGCTGATCCGCAGCTGGCAGGACTTCGACCTGATCGGGGCCGGGCAGTTCGCGCTGTTCCTGTTCTCCGGCACGTTCGTCCCGGCCGAGTCCTACCCAGCGGTGCTGCGCTGGCTGGTCGAGCTGTCCCCGCTCTACCGCTCGGTGGACCTGATCCGCGGGATCAGCCTGGGCGCGGTCGGCTGGATCCAGGTGGTGGACGTGCTCTACCTGCTGGCGATGCTCGTCGTGGGTCTGATCATTTCCGGTCGCCGGATGGGCAAGCTGCTCTGTAAGTGA
- a CDS encoding YihY/virulence factor BrkB family protein: MKLRHRPEGQHDPDEQPGTGKSGDAAVTAGGADADAGASPAGADATDARRRGAEDFDLAAASTTEVGHSPTPRDLAAPGPDDGPDRPSQLRARGIFAALKRTFKQFSEDNVSDWAAALTYYGVLSIFPGTLVIVSILGMLGPAGQRTVTQAVGEITPNDQLRDLVNTVLSQVRGTGSAGLAAIIGLLVAFWSASGYIAAFMRASNAIYDVPEGRPIWKTLPIRVGVTAVVGVMLIASAAIVVFTGDLARVVGEKIGLGGVAVTTWNIAKWPVLVILVSLMFAILYWASPNAKTGGFRWISPGGIFAVLLWVAASAGFAIYLANFANYNKTYGTLGGVIAFLVWLWISNMAIMLGAELDAELERGRAIAAGHPADEEPFLELRDTRALKKGSEHGLSQG, translated from the coding sequence ATGAAACTCCGTCATCGCCCGGAAGGGCAGCACGACCCCGACGAGCAGCCCGGGACCGGCAAGTCCGGCGACGCCGCGGTGACCGCCGGAGGCGCCGATGCCGACGCCGGCGCGTCACCGGCCGGCGCGGATGCCACGGACGCGCGCCGGCGTGGCGCCGAGGACTTCGATCTGGCCGCTGCCAGCACCACCGAGGTGGGTCACTCCCCCACTCCCCGCGATCTCGCCGCGCCCGGACCTGACGACGGCCCGGACCGGCCCTCCCAGCTGCGGGCGCGTGGCATCTTCGCCGCGCTGAAACGGACCTTCAAGCAGTTCTCCGAGGACAACGTCTCGGACTGGGCGGCGGCGCTGACCTACTACGGCGTGCTGTCGATCTTCCCGGGCACACTGGTGATCGTCTCGATCCTCGGCATGCTCGGGCCGGCCGGGCAGCGCACGGTCACCCAGGCGGTCGGTGAGATCACCCCCAATGATCAGCTGCGCGACCTGGTCAACACCGTGCTGAGCCAGGTGCGGGGCACCGGCAGCGCCGGGCTCGCGGCGATCATCGGTCTGCTGGTCGCGTTCTGGTCGGCGTCCGGGTACATCGCCGCTTTCATGCGCGCGTCGAACGCGATCTACGACGTGCCGGAGGGCCGGCCGATCTGGAAGACCCTGCCGATCCGGGTCGGGGTGACAGCCGTGGTCGGCGTGATGCTGATCGCCTCCGCCGCCATCGTGGTGTTCACCGGCGACCTGGCCCGCGTGGTCGGCGAGAAGATCGGCCTCGGCGGGGTGGCCGTGACCACCTGGAACATCGCCAAGTGGCCGGTGCTGGTGATACTGGTCAGCCTGATGTTCGCGATCCTCTACTGGGCCTCGCCGAACGCCAAGACGGGCGGTTTCCGCTGGATCAGCCCGGGTGGCATCTTCGCGGTGCTGCTCTGGGTCGCGGCGTCCGCCGGCTTCGCGATCTACCTGGCCAACTTCGCCAACTACAACAAGACGTACGGCACCCTCGGCGGTGTGATCGCCTTCCTGGTCTGGCTGTGGATCTCGAACATGGCGATCATGCTCGGCGCCGAGCTGGACGCCGAGCTGGAGCGCGGCCGGGCCATCGCCGCCGGCCACCCGGCCGACGAGGAGCCGTTCCTGGAGCTGCGGGACACCCGCGCGCTGAAGAAGGGCTCGGAGCACGGCCTGAGCCAGGGCTGA
- a CDS encoding apurinic/apyrimidinic endonuclease family protein produces MRLRHPSGRIVHLICGVSLTGARTLTDAFAIIDATAAELRAGLLAARGEDPGRLGVALRLPYSLAAALVDDGRARTRLRAELDARGIEVVTLNGGPGAEGGGSPPLPGSPDAEGSGPPPLPGAPGAEDAGSPPLPGGSGAEGADSPALSGGPGAEDAGSAPLSGGSGAEGGSLPPLPDWSQPARLQHTLGLARILVDLLPDEEVRGAVSTCGLARRADWDEAHEKAVARHVARLSGGLADLAWRVGRAVRAGFEPGPGQVLDSPEDTVAALTRVDKDRLGLCLDLARVVRDWPAPRDGVDRLTDAGLSVITVRVTDPSVAWQPVLRHLLAADTARTEYIEVDAPGSAAVHLAYVIRELTALGLVPEGEPCNAP; encoded by the coding sequence ATGCGGCTGCGACATCCTTCCGGCCGGATCGTGCACCTCATCTGCGGCGTGAGTCTGACCGGGGCCCGGACCCTCACCGACGCCTTCGCGATCATCGATGCGACTGCCGCCGAGTTGCGCGCCGGCCTGCTCGCCGCTCGCGGTGAGGACCCCGGCCGGCTGGGCGTCGCCCTGCGCCTGCCCTACTCGCTCGCCGCCGCCCTCGTCGACGACGGGCGCGCCCGCACCCGGCTGCGTGCCGAGCTCGACGCCCGAGGCATCGAGGTCGTCACGCTGAACGGCGGTCCCGGCGCGGAGGGCGGCGGCTCACCCCCGCTGCCCGGCAGTCCTGATGCCGAGGGCAGCGGCCCGCCTCCACTGCCCGGCGCACCCGGTGCGGAGGATGCCGGCTCGCCCCCGCTGCCCGGTGGATCTGGTGCGGAGGGTGCTGATTCGCCCGCGCTGTCTGGCGGTCCTGGTGCGGAGGATGCCGGCTCCGCCCCGCTGTCCGGTGGGTCTGGTGCGGAGGGCGGCAGCCTGCCCCCGCTCCCCGACTGGAGCCAACCCGCCCGTCTGCAACACACCCTCGGCCTGGCCCGGATCCTCGTCGACCTGTTGCCCGACGAGGAGGTCCGGGGCGCGGTCAGCACCTGCGGGCTGGCTCGCCGCGCGGACTGGGACGAGGCTCACGAGAAGGCGGTCGCCCGGCATGTGGCCCGCCTCTCCGGCGGGCTCGCCGACCTGGCCTGGCGGGTCGGGCGCGCGGTTCGCGCCGGGTTCGAGCCCGGGCCGGGGCAGGTGCTGGACAGCCCGGAGGACACGGTCGCCGCGCTGACCCGGGTGGACAAGGACCGGCTCGGCCTCTGTCTGGACCTGGCCCGCGTGGTACGCGACTGGCCCGCCCCGCGGGACGGCGTGGACCGGCTCACCGACGCCGGTCTCTCGGTGATCACGGTGCGCGTCACCGATCCGTCGGTGGCCTGGCAGCCGGTGCTGCGGCACCTGCTCGCCGCGGACACCGCGCGTACCGAGTACATCGAGGTGGACGCGCCCGGCTCGGCGGCGGTGCACCTGGCGTACGTGATCCGGGAACTGACCGCCCTCGGCCTGGTGCCGGAGGGCGAACCCTGCAACGCGCCCTGA
- a CDS encoding NAD(P)/FAD-dependent oxidoreductase, which yields MSQPVEVDVVIVGGGLAGLSAARRLDRAGVEWLLVEGADRIGGRVATDVHDGWRMDRGFQTLNTAYPRLPALVDIDALEMRYLTSGVLVRRGGSLHRLENPLREPLTTPQTLLSGIGSLADRLKFAALVTRCATTTPQRLLSAPETTTQEMLRKAGLSHRIIEEVLRPFFSGVFADRSLDTSSHVTAMVLRSFARGRIGVPALGMAALPAAVAGPLPFPQLLIGARTLSIGPGMVVTEGGEIRCRAIIVATDPVHAAELLPQLPAPDMHGLTTFYFGADHAPLDEPILLIDGDRREIIANTVVISNAAPEYAPSGRSLIAATVVGISAPSSASEAVIRVELARMYGTPTDDWELLNVISLPNALPAARVPQAALRKPVALGDGLFVAGDHRDSPSIQGAMAGGWRTAGEVLASLGARVGV from the coding sequence ATGTCGCAGCCGGTCGAGGTGGACGTCGTCATCGTCGGCGGCGGTCTCGCCGGGTTGTCCGCGGCCCGCCGGCTCGACCGTGCCGGGGTGGAATGGCTGCTCGTCGAGGGCGCCGACCGGATCGGCGGACGGGTCGCGACCGACGTGCACGACGGCTGGCGGATGGACCGGGGCTTCCAGACACTGAACACCGCCTATCCACGGCTGCCCGCGCTGGTCGACATCGACGCGCTGGAGATGAGGTATCTCACCTCCGGGGTGCTGGTCCGCCGAGGCGGCAGCCTGCACCGGCTGGAGAACCCGCTGCGCGAACCGCTCACCACCCCGCAGACGCTGCTCTCCGGGATCGGCTCGCTGGCCGACCGGCTGAAGTTCGCCGCGCTGGTCACCCGGTGCGCCACCACGACACCGCAGCGGCTGCTGAGCGCGCCGGAGACGACCACCCAGGAGATGCTCCGCAAGGCCGGCCTGTCCCACCGGATCATCGAGGAGGTGCTGCGGCCGTTCTTCTCCGGCGTCTTCGCCGACCGGTCGCTGGACACCTCCAGCCACGTCACAGCGATGGTGCTGCGGTCCTTCGCCCGCGGCCGGATCGGGGTGCCGGCCCTCGGGATGGCCGCGCTGCCGGCCGCGGTGGCCGGCCCGCTGCCCTTCCCGCAACTGCTCATCGGCGCCCGCACGCTGAGCATCGGCCCCGGCATGGTGGTCACCGAGGGCGGTGAGATCCGCTGCCGCGCGATCATCGTGGCCACCGATCCGGTGCACGCCGCCGAACTGCTTCCGCAGCTGCCCGCGCCGGACATGCACGGGCTGACCACCTTCTACTTCGGCGCCGACCACGCGCCGCTCGACGAACCCATCCTGCTGATCGACGGCGACCGGCGGGAGATCATCGCGAACACCGTGGTGATCAGCAACGCGGCACCCGAGTACGCCCCCAGCGGGCGCAGCCTGATCGCCGCGACAGTGGTCGGCATCTCCGCCCCGTCCAGCGCCTCCGAGGCGGTGATCCGGGTCGAGCTGGCCCGGATGTACGGGACACCGACCGACGACTGGGAACTGCTCAACGTGATCAGCCTGCCGAACGCCCTGCCCGCGGCCCGGGTGCCGCAGGCCGCGCTGCGCAAGCCGGTCGCCCTCGGCGACGGCCTCTTCGTCGCCGGTGATCACCGCGACAGCCCGTCCATCCAGGGAGCGATGGCCGGGGGCTGGCGGACGGCTGGAGAGGTCCTGGCGTCACTCGGCGCCCGGGTCGGGGTGTAG
- a CDS encoding tyrosine-type recombinase/integrase → MPKKRKPEDYPTISQGADGKWHAWVTVGTKPNGRPDQRHVKRQNYEGAEARVDELLAQKRTGQVQNAGRAPTVQAWFEEVYFETVAPLTMDLTTIEGARKKLRRYAYPTTGKIRMDRLQPSNVTAVYVAMVRSGLADTTVLQVHRIIVRGLRVAFRTRVITCNLAELITPPTAKKKVLAAPTKGEADRVLAATDNRRSSTRWRCGFGLGLRQGEALGLRWPWLDIDSEQPEARIHWQLHRRPFLHGCSGSPCGRRRAGNCPQRILPLKAGEIQVEGGLILKPPKGSSYGEIPLPAELVEEFRRHREIQDFEKMMAGDAYVDRGFVFCDRLGHPISPEADWKEFQEIEAEAGVHLRVHDGRHFTASFLIALGVDSSVVQKILRHSSIKVTEGYLDASTELKREATSRMGQALRRPQREGNGW, encoded by the coding sequence ATGCCAAAAAAGAGGAAACCGGAGGACTACCCGACGATCAGCCAGGGGGCCGACGGCAAGTGGCACGCCTGGGTGACTGTCGGAACGAAGCCGAACGGTCGGCCCGACCAGCGCCACGTTAAGCGCCAGAACTACGAAGGAGCGGAGGCTCGCGTCGATGAGTTGCTCGCTCAGAAGCGGACCGGTCAGGTTCAGAATGCCGGCCGGGCGCCGACGGTCCAGGCGTGGTTCGAGGAGGTGTACTTCGAGACGGTGGCACCGCTCACGATGGATCTCACCACGATCGAAGGAGCCCGCAAGAAACTACGCCGCTACGCCTACCCGACGACCGGGAAGATCCGGATGGATCGGCTACAGCCATCGAACGTCACCGCCGTATACGTCGCCATGGTCCGTAGCGGGCTTGCAGACACGACGGTCCTTCAGGTGCATCGCATCATCGTTCGCGGGCTGCGGGTGGCCTTCCGGACGCGAGTCATCACCTGCAACCTGGCGGAGCTGATTACACCGCCGACCGCTAAGAAGAAGGTCCTTGCCGCGCCGACCAAGGGCGAGGCGGACAGGGTGCTTGCGGCGACCGACAACCGCCGCTCCTCCACTCGCTGGCGATGCGGATTCGGTCTGGGGCTACGGCAGGGCGAGGCGTTGGGGCTGCGTTGGCCGTGGCTCGACATTGACTCCGAGCAGCCGGAAGCACGGATCCACTGGCAGTTGCACCGACGCCCGTTCCTGCACGGGTGCTCCGGCTCCCCCTGCGGCCGGCGCCGGGCCGGCAACTGCCCGCAGCGGATCCTGCCGTTGAAGGCGGGTGAAATCCAGGTGGAAGGGGGTTTGATCCTTAAGCCTCCGAAGGGCTCCAGCTACGGCGAGATCCCGCTGCCTGCTGAACTCGTCGAGGAGTTCCGCCGCCACCGTGAAATCCAGGACTTCGAGAAGATGATGGCCGGTGACGCCTATGTCGATCGTGGCTTCGTCTTCTGCGACAGGCTCGGCCACCCGATCAGCCCCGAGGCCGACTGGAAGGAGTTCCAGGAGATCGAGGCTGAAGCTGGGGTGCACCTTCGGGTGCACGATGGCCGGCACTTCACCGCGTCGTTCTTGATCGCCTTGGGCGTCGACTCCAGCGTGGTGCAGAAGATCCTGCGGCATTCCAGCATCAAGGTGACTGAGGGGTACCTGGATGCCTCGACGGAACTGAAGCGAGAGGCGACGAGCCGAATGGGCCAGGCACTGCGCCGGCCTCAACGCGAAGGTAACGGTTGGTGA
- a CDS encoding helix-turn-helix domain-containing protein: protein MADLDPAVALANWALFVDRWLRAVRSHDLPPAQRLTDRKIYELSGISTSTLSRWRNAKGTQLPELDRVQAFCRVVGAPIDDAMAALGLTREPPQATPEMPVPADVQIILRKLVDPNTSAADRAFIVQSLQVLANHVRATAHRKPEAS from the coding sequence GTGGCAGATCTCGATCCCGCGGTGGCGCTGGCAAACTGGGCGCTGTTCGTCGACCGCTGGCTGCGCGCCGTGCGCTCACACGATCTGCCCCCCGCGCAGCGGCTCACCGATCGGAAGATCTACGAACTCAGCGGGATTTCCACCAGCACCCTGAGCCGCTGGCGCAACGCCAAGGGGACCCAGCTTCCCGAGCTGGACAGGGTCCAGGCCTTCTGCCGCGTCGTCGGCGCGCCGATCGACGATGCCATGGCCGCACTCGGCCTGACCCGCGAGCCTCCGCAGGCCACCCCGGAGATGCCCGTCCCGGCCGACGTGCAGATCATCCTGCGCAAGCTCGTCGACCCGAACACGTCCGCGGCGGATCGCGCCTTCATCGTGCAGTCGTTGCAGGTGCTCGCCAACCACGTACGCGCCACGGCACATCGCAAGCCTGAAGCTAGCTGA
- a CDS encoding helix-turn-helix domain-containing protein: MHGDKPSTDSTHGTFQRGDEQIAYSAKHAGAVLDLSERTVQNLIANGRIRSFLEGRSRRISRRALEEYCRNREAESA; encoded by the coding sequence ATGCACGGAGACAAACCCTCTACTGACTCCACGCACGGAACTTTCCAGCGTGGTGACGAGCAGATCGCCTACAGCGCGAAGCACGCCGGCGCCGTCCTCGACCTCAGCGAGCGCACCGTCCAGAACCTGATCGCGAACGGCCGGATCCGGTCCTTCCTGGAAGGCCGCAGTCGACGCATCTCCCGGCGGGCGCTGGAGGAGTACTGCCGAAACCGAGAGGCCGAGTCGGCGTGA